A single window of Gossypium arboreum isolate Shixiya-1 chromosome 13, ASM2569848v2, whole genome shotgun sequence DNA harbors:
- the LOC108463058 gene encoding myb family transcription factor IPN2, translating into MFQPKKPTTMNSHDRPMCVQGDSGLVLTTDPKPRLRWTVELHERFVDAVTQLGGPDKATPKTIMRVMGVKGLTLYHLKSHLQKFRLGKQPHKEINDHSMKDDLQRSAASSSGMMARSMNEMQMEVQRRLHEQLEVQRHLQLRIEAQGKYMQSILEKACQTLAGENMASGGYKGMGNQGVPDIGAMKDFGPLNFPPFQDLNIYGGDQLDLPHNMDRPLLDGFISNNDNTCLGKKRPSPYSGSGKSPLIWSDDLRLQDLGTAPSCLGPQDDPFKTDQIQLAPPSTELDSISEIYDAKPVISGDGIGEKKFEASPKLERPSPRRAALQTERMNPMINSGSVAQGRNSPFG; encoded by the exons ATGTTCCAACCAAAGAAGCCCACAACTATGAATTCCCATGATAGGCCTATGTGTGTTCAAGGCGACTCTGGTCTGGTTCTCACCACTGACCCCAAGCCTCGCCTGCGTTGGACCGTTGAGCTCCATGAACGCTTTGTCGATGCTGTTACTCAGCTTGGAGGCCCTGACA AGGCCACACCAAAAACAATCATGAGAGTTATGGGAGTGAAGGGCCTTACACTTTACCACCTCAAGAGCCATCTCCAG AAATTCAGACTTGGAAAGCAACCTCACAAAGAAATAAATGATCACTCTATGAAAGATG ATCTTCAAAGAAGTGCTGCTTCGTCCTCAGGCATGATGGCTCGTAGCATGAACGA GATGCAAATGGAAGTGCAGAGAAGACTTCATGAGCAATTGGAG GTTCAAAGACACCTTCAACTGAGGATTGAGGCTCAAGGCAAGTATATGCAGTCCATACTAGAAAAGGCTTGTCAAACACTGGCTGGCGAAAACATGGCTTCCGGGGGCTATAAAGGTATGGGAAATCAAGGTGTTCCCGACATCGGAGCGATGAAAGATTTCGGTCCTCTCAATTTCCCACCTTTTCAAGATCTCAACATTTACGGAGGTGATCAACTTGATCTCCCACACAACATGGATAGACCATTACTTGATGGCTTCATTTCCAATAATGATAACACTTGCCTCGGAAAGAAGAGGCCGAGCCCTTACAGCGGCAGCGGGAAGAGTCCATTGATCTGGTCCGATGATCTCCGACTGCAAGATTTGGGCACGGCTCCATCATGTCTAGGACCTCAAGATGATCCTTTCAAAACCGACCAGATTCAGCTTGCACCGCCGTCTACCGAGCTAGACAGTATATCGGAGATTTACGATGCCAAGCCGGTGATTTCGGGCGATGGCATAGGTGAAAAGAAGTTCGAAGCATCGCCTAAGCTGGAAAGGCCATCGCCAAGAAGGGCAGCACTTCAGACGGAGAGGATGAACCCTATGATAAATAGTGGTAGTGTGGCACAAGGGAGGAATTCACCATTTGGATGA